From a single Kitasatospora sp. NBC_00458 genomic region:
- the ychF gene encoding redox-regulated ATPase YchF: MSLTIGIVGLPNVGKSTLFNALTKNDVLAANYPFATIEPNVGVVGVPDERLTKLAEIFGSQRILPATVDFVDIAGIVRGASEGEGLGNKFLANIRESDAICQVVRAFTDPDVVHVDGKVSPKDDIETIHTELILADLQTIEKVLPRLQKEARLKKETAPVLAAAEAAQAVLETGKTLFEAGFDTAPIRELHLLTAKPFLYVFNVDEDELADEDFKNAQRELVAPAEAIFLSAKIESELIELDDAEALELLQAMGQEEPGLATLARVGFDTLGLQTYLTAGPKEARAWTIKKGATAPEAAGVIHTDFQKGFIKAEIISFADLVETGSIAEARSKGKARIEGKEYVMQDGDVVEFRFNV; encoded by the coding sequence ATGTCGCTCACGATCGGAATCGTCGGCCTGCCGAACGTCGGCAAGTCGACCCTGTTCAACGCCCTGACCAAGAACGACGTGCTGGCGGCCAACTACCCGTTCGCCACCATCGAGCCGAACGTCGGCGTCGTCGGCGTCCCGGACGAGCGGCTGACCAAGCTCGCCGAGATCTTCGGCTCGCAGCGCATCCTCCCGGCCACCGTCGACTTCGTCGACATCGCCGGCATCGTCCGCGGCGCCAGCGAGGGCGAGGGCCTGGGCAACAAGTTCCTCGCGAACATCCGCGAGTCCGACGCGATCTGCCAGGTCGTGCGGGCCTTCACCGACCCGGACGTCGTGCACGTGGACGGCAAGGTGTCGCCCAAGGACGACATCGAGACCATCCACACCGAGCTGATCCTGGCCGACCTCCAGACCATCGAGAAGGTCCTGCCCCGGCTCCAGAAGGAGGCGCGCCTCAAGAAGGAGACCGCCCCCGTCCTGGCCGCCGCCGAGGCCGCCCAGGCGGTCCTGGAGACCGGCAAGACCCTCTTCGAGGCGGGCTTCGACACCGCTCCGATCCGCGAGCTGCACCTGCTGACCGCCAAGCCCTTCCTCTACGTCTTCAACGTGGACGAGGACGAGCTGGCCGACGAGGACTTCAAGAACGCCCAGCGCGAGCTGGTCGCCCCGGCCGAGGCCATCTTCCTCAGCGCCAAGATCGAGTCCGAGCTGATCGAGCTGGACGACGCCGAGGCCCTGGAGCTCCTGCAGGCCATGGGCCAGGAGGAGCCCGGTCTGGCCACCCTCGCCCGGGTCGGCTTCGACACCCTCGGCCTGCAGACCTACCTCACCGCCGGTCCCAAGGAAGCCCGCGCCTGGACCATCAAGAAGGGCGCCACCGCCCCCGAGGCGGCCGGTGTGATCCACACCGACTTCCAGAAGGGCTTCATCAAGGCGGAGATCATCTCCTTCGCCGACCTGGTCGAGACCGGCTCCATCGCCGAGGCCCGCTCCAAGGGCAAGGCCCGCATCGAGGGCAAGGAGTACGTCATGCAGGACGGCGACGTCGTGGAGTTCCGCTTCAACGTCTGA
- a CDS encoding methyltransferase domain-containing protein, which produces MTAPKPAVYTHGHQESVLRSHRSRGVADSAAYLQPELRPGQAVLDIGCGPGTITAELAELVGPGGRVVAVDTSAEVLEAAARHAAGRGVGNVVFEVADVHRLPYADGEFDVVHAHQVLQHVTDPVGALREMRRVTAEGGVVAVRDVDYATMTWYPESPELDRWLDLYRRIARANGGEPDAGRRLLSWARAAGFTDVTATSGSWTYATPERREWWGGLWADRIVDSGIARTAVAEGYAEQAELERISAGWREWAAAGDGWFAMLHGEVLARG; this is translated from the coding sequence ATGACCGCACCGAAGCCCGCCGTCTACACCCACGGCCACCAGGAGTCCGTGCTGCGCTCGCACCGCTCCAGGGGCGTGGCCGACTCCGCCGCCTACCTGCAGCCCGAGCTGCGGCCCGGACAGGCCGTGCTGGACATCGGCTGCGGCCCCGGCACGATCACCGCGGAGCTGGCCGAACTGGTCGGCCCGGGCGGCCGGGTGGTGGCCGTGGACACCTCCGCCGAGGTGCTGGAGGCGGCCGCCCGCCACGCCGCGGGGCGCGGTGTGGGCAACGTCGTCTTCGAGGTCGCCGATGTGCACCGACTGCCCTACGCGGACGGCGAGTTCGACGTCGTCCACGCTCACCAGGTGCTGCAGCACGTCACCGATCCGGTGGGTGCGCTGCGGGAGATGCGCCGGGTCACCGCCGAGGGCGGCGTGGTCGCGGTCCGGGACGTCGACTACGCGACCATGACCTGGTACCCCGAGTCCCCCGAGCTGGACCGCTGGCTGGACCTGTACCGGCGGATCGCCCGGGCCAACGGCGGCGAGCCGGACGCCGGGCGCCGGCTGCTGTCCTGGGCTCGGGCGGCGGGGTTCACCGACGTCACCGCCACGTCCGGCAGCTGGACGTACGCGACGCCCGAGCGGCGCGAGTGGTGGGGCGGGCTGTGGGCCGACCGGATCGTGGACTCCGGCATCGCGCGGACGGCGGTGGCCGAGGGGTACGCGGAGCAGGCCGAGCTGGAGCGGATCTCGGCCGGGTGGCGGGAGTGGGCGGCCGCCGGCGACGGCTGGTTCGCGATGCTGCACGGCGAGGTGCTGGCCCGGGGCTGA
- a CDS encoding 4-hydroxy-3-methylbut-2-enyl diphosphate reductase, translated as MSSNTAQRRVLLAAPRGYCAGVDRAVIAVEKALEQYGAPIYVRKQIVHNKYVVQTLEKKGAIFVDETEEVPEGSIVVFSAHGVAPSVHDEARAGKLATVDATCPLVTKVHKEAVRFADEGYDILLVGHEGHEEVVGTMGEAPDRIHLVDGAEDVANVQVRDESKVVWLSQTTLSVDETMATVGELKQRFPLLVSPPSDDICYATQNRQVAVKQMAPETDLLIVVGSKNSSNSVRLVEVGLEYGAKAAHLVDFAEEIEESWLEGVTTVGLTSGASVPEILVDGVLEFLAARGYGDVSTVKTAEEHLIFSLPKELRRDLRAEAAGKL; from the coding sequence ATGTCCTCCAACACCGCGCAGCGCCGTGTCCTGCTCGCCGCTCCCCGGGGCTACTGCGCGGGCGTCGACCGTGCCGTGATCGCCGTGGAGAAGGCCCTGGAGCAGTACGGGGCGCCCATCTACGTGCGCAAGCAGATCGTCCACAACAAGTACGTGGTGCAGACCCTGGAGAAGAAGGGCGCGATCTTCGTCGACGAGACGGAGGAGGTGCCCGAGGGCTCGATCGTGGTCTTCTCCGCGCACGGTGTCGCGCCCTCGGTCCACGACGAGGCCCGGGCCGGCAAGCTCGCCACCGTCGACGCCACCTGCCCGCTGGTCACCAAGGTGCACAAGGAGGCCGTGCGCTTCGCCGACGAGGGCTACGACATCCTGCTGGTGGGCCACGAGGGCCACGAGGAGGTCGTCGGCACGATGGGCGAGGCCCCCGACCGGATCCACCTGGTGGACGGTGCGGAGGACGTGGCCAACGTGCAGGTCCGGGACGAGTCCAAGGTGGTCTGGCTCTCCCAGACCACGCTCTCGGTGGACGAGACCATGGCCACCGTCGGCGAGCTGAAGCAGCGCTTCCCGCTGCTGGTCAGCCCGCCCAGCGACGACATCTGCTACGCCACCCAGAACCGCCAGGTCGCCGTCAAGCAGATGGCGCCCGAGACCGACCTGCTGATCGTGGTCGGCTCCAAGAACTCCTCCAACTCCGTCCGCCTGGTCGAGGTCGGCCTGGAGTACGGCGCCAAGGCCGCCCACCTGGTGGACTTCGCCGAGGAGATCGAGGAGTCCTGGCTGGAGGGCGTCACCACGGTCGGCCTGACCAGCGGCGCCTCGGTGCCGGAGATCCTGGTGGACGGCGTCCTGGAGTTCCTGGCCGCCCGCGGCTACGGCGACGTCTCCACCGTGAAGACGGCCGAGGAGCACCTCATCTTCTCGCTGCCCAAGGAGCTCCGCCGCGACCTGCGCGCCGAGGCCGCGGGCAAGCTCTGA
- a CDS encoding DUF4190 domain-containing protein gives MSKPEPDDVPRPADPRVELTKPVSGPAAGPAAEPEPAEPGTVPAPAPAAVPAPAPALAVVPAPAAAPEPAPEPAPEPGPSAGSADGEVPADPWAVPAAVAGQAGQAAPADPWAAPDGTARAAAPGAPVAPAASGPGVPPFAAPPASGWAAVPPGAQSGFQSGFAYPPTPTGTNGFAVAALVTSVFCLWPLALVLAIVALVQIPRRNQRGRGLAVTGLVLGVFGVIVTLVAFMGVFVTGIQAEQESRMPPRPAGAVSWDSLRTGDCFNQVGGGPEPDDTVGLVFWVSKVPCAAPHHAEVVGIVPMPGAGSPEYPGDITVRDRAVELCEPVRDAYALDFWAVPEGMLATQFYPGRENWSAGDRDIVCLFEDTAAEHLGTVRTDRGSLNSGQITYLEAVRAYERVYAKRPEADVSVQPAAFRSWARQMAAASRKEAADVVSPTAVWPAAVKPMLADLAADQLEAANAWDAAARSVDDATLQREVRRAEALIAKSDKGATAVRRELGLQTGEHIAKLQV, from the coding sequence GTGTCCAAGCCCGAGCCCGACGACGTGCCGCGGCCCGCGGACCCGCGGGTTGAGCTGACCAAGCCGGTGTCCGGTCCGGCTGCGGGACCGGCCGCCGAACCCGAACCCGCCGAACCCGGGACCGTCCCCGCGCCCGCACCCGCAGCAGTGCCGGCACCCGCACCCGCGCTCGCCGTCGTGCCCGCACCCGCCGCCGCACCCGAGCCCGCACCCGAGCCTGCACCCGAGCCCGGGCCGTCGGCCGGGTCGGCGGACGGGGAGGTCCCGGCCGACCCGTGGGCCGTCCCCGCCGCCGTCGCCGGCCAGGCCGGCCAGGCCGCCCCCGCCGACCCGTGGGCGGCTCCGGACGGCACCGCCCGTGCCGCCGCGCCGGGTGCCCCCGTGGCCCCCGCCGCGTCCGGTCCGGGTGTGCCGCCGTTCGCCGCCCCGCCGGCCTCCGGCTGGGCGGCCGTCCCGCCCGGTGCGCAGTCCGGGTTCCAGTCCGGCTTCGCCTACCCGCCGACCCCCACGGGGACGAACGGGTTCGCCGTCGCGGCCCTGGTCACCAGCGTGTTCTGCCTCTGGCCGCTCGCCCTCGTCCTCGCGATCGTCGCGCTGGTCCAGATCCCGAGGCGGAACCAGCGCGGCCGGGGCCTGGCGGTCACCGGCCTGGTCCTCGGCGTGTTCGGGGTGATCGTCACCCTGGTCGCGTTCATGGGGGTCTTCGTGACCGGCATCCAGGCCGAGCAGGAGAGCCGCATGCCGCCGCGGCCGGCCGGCGCGGTCTCCTGGGACAGCCTGCGGACCGGTGACTGCTTCAACCAGGTGGGCGGCGGCCCGGAGCCGGACGACACGGTGGGCCTCGTCTTCTGGGTGTCCAAGGTGCCCTGCGCGGCGCCGCACCACGCGGAGGTGGTCGGCATCGTCCCGATGCCCGGCGCCGGGAGCCCCGAGTACCCGGGCGACATCACCGTGCGCGACCGTGCCGTCGAGCTCTGCGAGCCGGTCCGCGACGCGTACGCCCTCGACTTCTGGGCGGTGCCCGAGGGGATGCTCGCGACCCAGTTCTACCCGGGCCGGGAGAACTGGTCGGCGGGTGACCGCGACATCGTCTGCCTCTTCGAGGACACCGCGGCCGAGCACCTGGGGACCGTCCGGACCGACCGGGGCAGCCTGAACTCCGGCCAGATCACCTACCTGGAGGCCGTCCGCGCCTACGAGCGGGTGTACGCGAAGCGGCCGGAGGCGGACGTCTCCGTCCAGCCCGCCGCGTTCCGTTCCTGGGCCCGGCAGATGGCCGCGGCGTCCCGCAAGGAGGCCGCGGACGTCGTCAGCCCCACCGCGGTCTGGCCGGCGGCGGTCAAGCCGATGCTGGCCGATCTGGCCGCCGACCAGCTGGAGGCCGCCAACGCCTGGGACGCGGCCGCCCGGTCCGTCGACGACGCCACCCTGCAGCGCGAGGTGCGGCGGGCCGAGGCGCTGATCGCGAAGAGCGACAAGGGGGCGACGGCGGTCCGGCGCGAGCTGGGGCTGCAGACGGGTGAGCACATCGCCAAGCTCCAGGTCTGA
- the ppgK gene encoding polyphosphate--glucose phosphotransferase, protein MTAVFGVDIGGSGIKGAPVDLGRGVLAQERHKVLTPQPSAPEAVVAAVREVVRHFDHQGPVGLTFPGVVVDGQTRTAANVDKGWIGVDAAGLFREALDLPAVVLNDADAAGLAETTHGAGRGQAGVVLVLTFGTGIGSALFVDGALVPNTELGHLEMRGKDAERRASSAAKERHGLNWEQWAGRVDEYLDLVEMLFSPQLIVIGGGVSRKHEKFLPLLRGREARVVPAELRNDAGIVGAAMAAARASA, encoded by the coding sequence ATGACGGCGGTATTCGGTGTGGACATCGGCGGGTCGGGCATCAAGGGGGCCCCGGTCGACCTCGGCCGGGGGGTGCTCGCCCAGGAGCGGCACAAGGTCCTCACCCCGCAGCCCTCGGCCCCGGAGGCCGTGGTCGCCGCCGTCCGCGAGGTGGTCAGACACTTCGACCACCAGGGGCCGGTCGGCCTGACCTTCCCGGGCGTGGTGGTCGACGGCCAGACCAGGACCGCCGCCAACGTCGACAAGGGCTGGATCGGTGTGGACGCCGCCGGCCTCTTCCGCGAGGCGCTCGACCTGCCCGCCGTGGTGCTCAACGACGCCGACGCGGCCGGCCTCGCCGAGACCACCCACGGCGCGGGCCGGGGCCAGGCGGGCGTGGTGCTGGTCCTGACCTTCGGCACCGGTATCGGCAGCGCGCTCTTCGTGGACGGCGCCCTGGTGCCCAACACCGAACTCGGCCACCTGGAGATGCGCGGCAAGGACGCCGAACGGCGCGCCTCCTCGGCGGCCAAGGAGCGGCACGGGCTGAACTGGGAGCAGTGGGCCGGGCGGGTCGACGAGTACCTGGACCTGGTGGAGATGCTGTTCTCGCCGCAGCTGATCGTGATCGGCGGCGGCGTGAGCCGCAAGCACGAGAAGTTCCTGCCGCTGCTGCGCGGGCGGGAGGCCCGGGTCGTTCCGGCGGAGCTGCGCAACGACGCCGGGATCGTCGGCGCGGCCATGGCGGCGGCCCGGGCATCCGCCTGA
- a CDS encoding SPOR domain-containing protein produces the protein MDTFRVMRQDDHGNRFLVVGGVGREAAERLAAEFEARGHKQLYWVEAEPAGASRTRGPAE, from the coding sequence ATGGACACCTTTCGGGTGATGCGGCAGGACGACCACGGCAACCGCTTCCTGGTCGTCGGGGGCGTCGGACGGGAGGCGGCCGAACGGCTGGCCGCCGAGTTCGAGGCGCGCGGCCACAAGCAGCTGTACTGGGTCGAGGCCGAGCCCGCCGGGGCTTCGCGGACGCGGGGACCGGCCGAGTAG
- the xseA gene encoding exodeoxyribonuclease VII large subunit produces MANPSSPEAPLPVGKVSALIGGWIDRLGAVWVEGQITQLSRRPGAGVVFLTLRDPQADVSLTVTCFRAVFDQVADAVQEGSRVIVHGKPEWYAARGQLSLRATEIRLVGLGELLARLEQLKRRLAGEGLFAADRKKPLPFLPQCVGLVTGRDSAAERDVLENARRRWPAVRFEVRNVPVQGVSAVERVSAAVRELDEHPGVDVIIVARGGGSVEDLLPFSDEGLVRLVAAARTPVVSAIGHEPDQPLLDFVADLRASTPTDAAKRVVPDVGEELARIRQLRDRARRHVVGRVDREQHGLDGVRSRPVLAAPHRMLDGRGQEVAGLVERARRTLGHRLDHAQSDLGHTLARVVALSPAATLERGYAVLQRGDGTVVTDPAQVAAGEGLHARVAGGGFDVTAAGGSGE; encoded by the coding sequence ATGGCCAACCCCAGCTCCCCCGAAGCACCGCTCCCGGTCGGCAAGGTCTCCGCGCTGATCGGGGGCTGGATCGACCGGCTCGGCGCGGTCTGGGTGGAGGGGCAGATCACCCAGCTCAGCCGCCGGCCGGGCGCGGGCGTGGTGTTCCTGACGCTGCGCGACCCGCAGGCGGACGTCTCGCTGACCGTGACGTGCTTCCGCGCCGTCTTCGACCAGGTCGCGGACGCCGTGCAGGAGGGCTCCCGGGTGATCGTGCACGGCAAGCCGGAGTGGTACGCGGCGCGCGGCCAGCTCTCGCTGCGGGCGACCGAGATCCGGCTGGTCGGACTGGGCGAGCTGCTGGCCCGGCTGGAGCAGCTGAAGCGGCGGCTGGCCGGCGAGGGCCTGTTCGCGGCGGACCGGAAGAAGCCGCTGCCGTTCCTGCCGCAGTGCGTCGGCCTGGTCACCGGCCGGGACTCGGCGGCCGAGCGGGACGTCCTGGAGAACGCCCGGCGGCGCTGGCCGGCCGTCCGCTTCGAGGTCCGCAACGTGCCGGTGCAGGGCGTCAGCGCGGTGGAGCGGGTGAGCGCGGCGGTGCGCGAGCTGGACGAGCACCCCGGGGTGGACGTGATCATCGTGGCCCGCGGCGGCGGCAGCGTGGAGGACCTGCTGCCGTTCTCGGACGAGGGCCTGGTCCGGCTGGTCGCCGCCGCCCGGACGCCGGTGGTGAGCGCGATCGGCCACGAGCCGGACCAGCCGCTGCTGGACTTCGTCGCCGACCTGCGCGCCTCCACCCCGACCGATGCCGCCAAACGGGTGGTCCCCGACGTCGGCGAGGAGCTGGCCAGGATCCGGCAGCTGCGCGACCGGGCGCGGCGGCACGTGGTCGGCCGGGTGGACCGGGAGCAGCACGGGCTGGACGGCGTGCGCAGCCGTCCGGTGCTGGCCGCACCGCACCGGATGCTGGACGGGCGCGGCCAGGAGGTGGCCGGCCTGGTGGAGCGGGCCCGGCGCACCCTCGGGCACCGGCTGGACCACGCCCAGAGCGACCTCGGACACACCCTGGCCCGGGTGGTCGCGCTCTCCCCGGCGGCCACCCTGGAGCGCGGCTACGCCGTGCTGCAGCGCGGCGACGGCACGGTGGTGACGGATCCCGCCCAGGTCGCGGCGGGCGAGGGGCTGCACGCGCGGGTCGCGGGCGGCGGCTTCGACGTGACGGCGGCCGGCGGCTCCGGGGAGTAG
- a CDS encoding HAD-IA family hydrolase encodes MPATPDSFTAPAPLTAPASFTVRALLLDMDGTLVNSDAVVERCWRRWADAQGIDPAEVLAVAHGRQGHATMAALLPDRPVELNLADNARMLAEEKADTDGVVAIPGAAAFLAALADLPHALVTSADEPLARVRMAAAGLPVPAVLVTAESVGASKPDPEGFLKGAAALGFAPADCLAFEDSGAGIAAARAAGVPVVGIGPRATAHGPAAHAATLETVTVTPGPDGTITVTVA; translated from the coding sequence ATGCCCGCCACCCCCGACTCCTTCACCGCACCCGCCCCTCTCACCGCGCCCGCCTCCTTCACCGTCCGCGCCCTCCTGCTCGACATGGACGGCACCCTGGTCAACTCCGACGCCGTGGTCGAGCGCTGCTGGCGGCGCTGGGCCGACGCACAGGGCATCGACCCGGCCGAGGTGCTGGCCGTCGCCCACGGCCGCCAGGGCCACGCCACCATGGCGGCCCTGCTGCCCGACCGCCCGGTGGAGCTCAACCTCGCCGACAACGCCCGGATGCTCGCCGAGGAGAAGGCCGACACCGACGGCGTCGTCGCGATCCCCGGCGCCGCCGCCTTCCTCGCCGCCCTGGCCGACCTCCCGCACGCCCTGGTCACCTCGGCCGACGAGCCCCTCGCCCGGGTCCGGATGGCCGCCGCCGGCCTCCCGGTCCCGGCCGTCCTGGTCACCGCCGAATCGGTCGGCGCCAGCAAGCCCGACCCGGAGGGCTTCCTCAAGGGCGCCGCCGCCCTCGGCTTCGCACCCGCCGACTGCCTCGCCTTCGAGGACTCCGGGGCCGGCATCGCCGCCGCGAGGGCCGCGGGCGTGCCGGTCGTCGGCATCGGCCCGCGCGCCACCGCCCACGGCCCCGCGGCCCACGCGGCCACCCTGGAGACGGTCACCGTCACCCCGGGCCCCGACGGCACGATCACGGTCACCGTCGCCTGA
- a CDS encoding APC family permease, protein MSERVESGGLRRSLGVRDLMVYGLLFIAPMAPVGVFGVLDAKSRGAVAAVYLVATVAMGFTAFSYAQMVRAVPQTGSVFAYARAGLGEGPGFIAGWMAMLDYLLIPAVAYLFSGIALHSLVPGVSRWVWTALAVVVTTALNLAGVRTAAAVGFAVLAVEVAVLAVFVVSAVVVLVRDGAQRGWATPFTAVGDFSAAAVLSAVSVAVLSYLGFDAIATFVEEAVGASAAVARAVLWCLVVSGALFVTQTYLAALLEPLTPEQLAADPAAQGPAFYDTVESGVGHWLHVLVAASKAVGAAFAALAGQAAAARLVFAMARGGRLPRVLAAVDPKTAVPRRALLVAAAITLVAAVWAADRDDGLDRLTSVVDIGALTAFALLHASVVGWYAVKHHSRDLLRHVVVPVLGVAVIGAVVYEASGTAQVVGLVWLGAGFVVLLVQGASGAGVGR, encoded by the coding sequence ATGAGCGAGCGAGTCGAGTCCGGCGGGCTGCGGCGCAGCCTGGGCGTCCGCGATCTGATGGTCTACGGGCTGCTGTTCATCGCCCCGATGGCCCCGGTCGGCGTGTTCGGGGTGCTGGACGCCAAGAGCCGCGGCGCGGTGGCCGCGGTCTACCTGGTGGCGACCGTCGCGATGGGGTTCACCGCGTTCTCGTACGCCCAGATGGTGCGGGCGGTGCCGCAGACCGGTTCGGTGTTCGCCTACGCGCGGGCCGGGCTCGGCGAGGGGCCGGGGTTCATCGCCGGGTGGATGGCGATGCTCGACTACCTGCTGATCCCGGCGGTCGCGTACCTCTTCTCCGGCATCGCGCTGCACTCGCTGGTGCCCGGGGTGTCGCGCTGGGTGTGGACCGCGCTGGCGGTGGTGGTGACCACCGCGCTCAACCTGGCCGGGGTGCGGACGGCCGCGGCGGTCGGCTTCGCCGTGCTGGCCGTGGAGGTCGCGGTGCTGGCGGTCTTCGTGGTCTCGGCCGTGGTGGTGCTGGTCCGGGACGGCGCGCAGCGCGGCTGGGCGACGCCGTTCACCGCGGTCGGCGACTTCTCGGCGGCCGCCGTGCTCTCGGCGGTCTCGGTGGCCGTCCTCTCCTACCTCGGGTTCGACGCGATCGCGACCTTCGTGGAGGAGGCGGTCGGCGCCTCGGCCGCGGTGGCCAGGGCCGTGCTCTGGTGCCTGGTGGTGTCCGGCGCGCTGTTCGTGACGCAGACCTACCTGGCGGCGCTGCTGGAGCCGCTCACCCCGGAGCAGCTGGCGGCCGACCCGGCGGCCCAGGGCCCGGCGTTCTACGACACGGTGGAGAGCGGGGTCGGGCACTGGCTGCACGTGCTGGTCGCGGCGAGCAAGGCGGTCGGCGCGGCCTTCGCCGCGCTGGCCGGACAGGCCGCCGCCGCCCGGCTGGTCTTCGCGATGGCCCGGGGCGGGCGGCTGCCGCGCGTCCTGGCCGCCGTCGACCCGAAGACGGCGGTGCCGCGCCGGGCGCTGCTGGTGGCGGCGGCGATCACCCTGGTGGCGGCGGTCTGGGCGGCCGACCGGGACGACGGCCTCGACCGGCTGACCTCGGTCGTGGACATCGGCGCGCTCACCGCCTTCGCCCTGCTGCACGCCTCGGTGGTGGGCTGGTACGCGGTGAAGCACCACTCGCGGGACCTGCTGCGGCACGTGGTGGTGCCGGTGCTGGGCGTGGCGGTGATCGGCGCCGTGGTGTACGAGGCCTCGGGGACCGCGCAGGTGGTGGGGCTGGTGTGGCTGGGGGCGGGGTTCGTGGTCCTCCTCGTCCAGGGCGCCTCCGGCGCGGGCGTCGGCCGCTGA
- a CDS encoding VOC family protein → MTSGFGFERLHHVQLDIPAGAEDECRAFWHGVLGMTELTKPPVLAARGGCWFRAGGVEVHLGVVPEFRPARKGHPGIQVHDLDALAARLAEHGHDVVWDDHLPGHRRFHSSDRLGNRLEFLEPLPAAVGA, encoded by the coding sequence TTGACCAGCGGTTTCGGCTTCGAACGGCTCCACCACGTGCAGCTCGACATCCCCGCCGGGGCGGAGGACGAGTGCCGTGCGTTCTGGCACGGCGTGCTCGGCATGACCGAGCTGACCAAGCCGCCGGTGCTCGCGGCGCGCGGCGGGTGCTGGTTCCGCGCGGGCGGGGTGGAGGTGCACCTGGGCGTGGTGCCGGAGTTCCGGCCGGCCCGCAAGGGGCACCCGGGCATCCAGGTGCACGACCTGGACGCGCTCGCCGCCCGGCTGGCGGAGCACGGGCACGACGTCGTCTGGGACGACCACCTGCCGGGCCACCGCCGCTTCCACTCCAGCGACCGGCTCGGCAACCGTCTGGAGTTCCTGGAGCCCCTCCCGGCGGCGGTCGGGGCCTGA
- a CDS encoding DUF6542 domain-containing protein yields the protein MEQSIRTQPPGPRRRPPNGAAGAAVPGPGRAPEPAEEPTGKAGGRPAGKGTGKGGPASRLRPVAGPPERARITGPRLTGPRIAGRLYGRRRTGRPTRLTAVGTGVAALVATVAVAGLDRLAFGGLGVLFGVGYLVVCFQLAVRVRFADLLAAPISGPIAFAVALLLFGPVTSSGVTAQVVALATNLATRAGWLFTGTGLAAVIVLARFVAQHRIHRAR from the coding sequence GTGGAGCAGAGCATCCGTACCCAGCCGCCAGGGCCCAGACGCCGACCGCCGAACGGCGCGGCCGGGGCCGCCGTCCCGGGGCCCGGACGGGCCCCCGAACCCGCCGAGGAGCCGACCGGGAAGGCTGGCGGGCGACCGGCGGGGAAGGGCACCGGGAAGGGCGGCCCCGCCTCCCGGCTACGCCCCGTAGCCGGCCCGCCGGAGCGGGCCCGGATCACCGGCCCCAGGCTCACCGGTCCGCGGATCGCCGGCCGGCTCTACGGGCGGCGGCGGACCGGACGGCCGACCCGGCTGACGGCGGTCGGCACCGGGGTGGCCGCGCTGGTGGCGACGGTCGCGGTGGCCGGTCTCGACCGGCTGGCCTTCGGCGGGCTCGGCGTCCTGTTCGGCGTCGGCTACCTGGTGGTCTGCTTCCAGCTGGCCGTCCGGGTCCGCTTCGCCGACCTGCTGGCCGCACCGATCAGCGGGCCGATCGCCTTCGCCGTCGCCCTGCTGCTGTTCGGCCCGGTGACCTCGTCCGGGGTGACGGCCCAGGTGGTGGCGCTGGCGACCAACCTGGCCACCCGGGCCGGCTGGCTGTTCACCGGCACCGGCCTGGCGGCCGTGATCGTGCTGGCCCGGTTCGTCGCCCAGCACCGGATCCACCGCGCGCGCTGA
- a CDS encoding (deoxy)nucleoside triphosphate pyrophosphohydrolase: MDNAIDQQAAGGAAGNRIVVGGALIHRGRVLAARRSAPAEVAGRWEFPGGKAEPGETETQALERELMEELGVRARALTRLPGSWLVRPGLELRLWAAELLSGDPRPLEDHDELRWLGPAELSDVDWIDHDRAVLPDVARLLAP, from the coding sequence ATGGACAACGCCATCGACCAGCAGGCCGCGGGTGGCGCGGCGGGGAACCGGATCGTCGTCGGCGGCGCGCTGATCCACCGGGGCCGGGTGCTCGCCGCCCGCCGGAGCGCGCCCGCCGAGGTGGCCGGCCGCTGGGAGTTCCCCGGCGGCAAGGCCGAGCCCGGCGAGACCGAGACCCAGGCGCTGGAGCGCGAGCTGATGGAGGAGCTGGGCGTACGGGCCCGGGCGCTCACCCGGCTGCCCGGCTCGTGGCTGGTCCGGCCGGGGCTGGAGCTGCGGCTCTGGGCCGCCGAACTGCTCTCCGGGGACCCGCGCCCGCTGGAGGACCACGACGAGCTCCGCTGGCTCGGGCCCGCCGAGCTGTCCGACGTCGACTGGATCGACCACGACCGCGCCGTGCTCCCGGACGTCGCCCGCCTCCTGGCACCCTGA